The Kitasatospora albolonga nucleotide sequence ACTACTTCCCGGCCGCCGGCCGCGGCCTCTCCGGCACCCTCGCCTGCTTCCGCGGCGCCAAGGACGCCTACCGGGGCACGGCGGGCGAGGGCGCGGTGCTGGACCTGTGGGACCGGCGGACCGGATCGGTCCAGGAGGTCTGGAGCTGCAAGGAGTTCGAGACGCGCCCGGCCGAGGGCGCCGGAACCGGCCACCGGGGCGCCTTCCCCCAGCAGCCCCTGGACTCCGTGGAACCCCTCGAACCCGCCTGAACCTGCCCGGCGTCACCCCGCGCCCGACGGACTGCCTTTTCTGCCCCGTACCGCAACTCCGGTACGGGGCAGACCTGTTCCCGGACCGAAGGATGGGCCCCGCCGCCATTGCCCCGCCCCCGATTGTTCTACTAACATGCGAACAACGGAGGTTTTCATGACACGCAAGAACCTTGGCCGCGCCACACTCGCGGCCCTGCCCTTTGTCCTCGCCCTGCTCCTCGAACTGATCCTGTTCATCGCCCTCAAGGACCGTCTCCCCACCCGCCTGGCCAGCCACTTCGACCTCTCCGGGAAGGCCGACGGCCACATCGACCGGAGCGCCTACGTCCTCGTCACCGCCCCGCTGCTGCTCCTGCTCGGCGCCCTGTGGGCCCTGATGGCGGTCGGCGGGAGGTTCTACGGGCGCGCCCACCGATGGCTGACCGGCGGCGGCTGGGCCGTGGCCGCTTTCCTCCAGTACGTGCTGAGCGCCACCCTGATCGTCAACCTGGACGCCCCGGAGGGAGGGGCGGCCACCGACTTCCCGATGTGGCACCTCGCCGTGGCCCTCGGGGCGGCCGTCCTCGCCGGAGCGGTCGGGCTGCTGCTGGCCCGGCTGGTCCCCGCGCCGGAGGACCCCGACGCCGGGAAGAACCCCGAGGACCGCGAGCGGATCGCGCTCGCCGACGGTGAGGTGGCGGGCTGGGCGCGCACGACCGGTGCCTGGTGGCTGCCGCTGAGCGCCCTGGTGATCGTGGCCACCGGAGCGGTGCTCGGCTACGAGACCAACTGGTTCGCCGGTGCTCCCGTGCTCCTCCTCGGCCTGCTGGTGCTCACTTTCAGCCGCGTCCACGTCACCGTGGACCGGCGCGGCCTCACCGTCTCCGGGCTGCTGCCCCGGCCCCGGGTCCGGGTCCCGCTGGAGCGCATCGAGGCGGCGGACAGCCGGCCGGTCAACGCCGTCGCGGAGTTCGGCGGCTGGGGCTACCGCATCCGCCCCGGCCGGACCGGCTTCATCGTCCGCTCGGGCGAGGCCGTCGTCGCCCGGCGGAGGGGCGGACGCGACTTCGTGGTCACTGTCGAGGACTCCGCGACCGCCGCCGCCCTGCTCAACACCCTCGTCGACCGGCACCGGGCGGGGCGCTGACCATGCTCTTCCGGGTCGACCCCGCCTCCACCGTGCCGCTCGGCGACCAGATCGCGGCGTCCGTACGCCGCGCGGTCGCCGAGGGCGCGGTGATCCCGGGCGAACGGCTCCCCGCCGCCCGGGTACTCGCCGAATCCCTCGGGGTGAACGTCCACACCGTGCTGCGCGGCTACCAGCGGCTGCGCGAGGAGGGACTCATCGAACTGCGCCGCGGCCGGGGCGCGATGGTCACCGGGGCCGCCTCCCCGCGCCGGGCCCAACTGCTGGAGCGGGTCCGCGAAGTGGTCGCGGACGCCCGGGAGCTGGGCCTGACGGAGGAGGAGCTGCTGACGCTCGTCCGCGCCGAACTGGGCTCCTGACCCGGCCCCTTCCTCCCGGTCCGAGACGGACACCTCGGGAGTTCCCCGTTCTGCTGACAGCATGCGGGTGTTCCCCGGGGCGGTGCGGCCGGGCAGGCTCGGACCATGAGGCTGCTGATGCTGGGCGGTACGGAGTTCGTCGGACGGGCCGTCACCGATGCCGCGCTGGAGCGGGACTGGGAGGTCACCGTCTTCCACCGGGGCCACCACGCCCCGCCGCCGGGCGTGCGCGTGCTGACGGGCGACCGTACGGGCGGGAGAGAGGGGCTCGCGGGGCTGGCGGACCACCGGGGCGACTGGGACCTGGTGGTCGACACCTGGAGCGGGGTGCCCACCGCCGTACGGGACAGCGCCCGGCTCCTGGCGGACCGCGCGGGCCACTGTACGTACGTCTCCAGCCGCTCGGTCTACGCCTACCCGGCACCGGCCGGGCTGGACGAGGACGGACCGCTGGTGACCGGTGCCTCTCCCGACGAGGGCGGCGGGGCCGGTGACGTGCCGTACGACCGGGCCAAGCGCGGCGGTGAGCTGGCCGCCCTCGACGCCTTCGGCGACCGGGCGCTGCTGGCCCGGGCGGGGCTGATCATCGGCCCGGGGGAGAACATCGGCAGGCTGCCCTGGTGGCTCACGCGGATCGCGCGCGGCGGCCCGGTGATCGCCCCCGGTCCCCGTACCGCGGGGCTCCAGTACATCGACGCCCGCGACCTGGCGAGCTGGCTCCTGGACGCGGCGGCGGCCGGGCTGCACGGCGCGTACAACACGGTCAGCCGCCCCGGCCACGCCACCCTGGGCGAACTGCTCGACGCCTGTGTACGGGTCACGGGTTCCGGCGCCGAGCTGCGCTGGACGGACCCGGACACCCTGCTCGCCGCCGGGGTCGAACCCTGGACCGGGCTGCCGATCTGGCTGCCGCCGGGCGAGCTGTACGACGCCATGTACGCGGGCGGCCACGGCAGGGCCGAGGCGGCCGGACTCCGCTGCCGGCCGGTCGGCGAGACCGTCGCCGCCACCTGGTCCTGGCTGTGCGGGCGCGGAGGCACCGCGCCCCAGCGGCCGGACCGGCCCGCCGTCGGCCTCGATCCCCGGCTGGAGGCGAAGCTCCTGGCTCTCTGAGCCCTCCTATAGGTCTACGTATGAGGGCAAGTCCGGCGTGTCATAACAAATGACTAGTATTAAAGATGCATATTGCGCGGCATGGAACAACAGGCGCGCAGGCGCGGCAACACAATCCGGGCAGCAGTGACAGTGGCCACGGCCGCGGCGATGGTGGGCATGCTGGCCCCGGCCGCTGCCGCCGATCCGTTGCCGGGCGGGCTGGGTCCCTGCCTCGGCAGCGAATGCCCGTCCGTATGGAACGACCCCAACAACGGACCGGTCGCCGGTTACGACGAGAACATCAACATCTACGTCGGCGGGGACTTCCTGGTCAGGGAGGCCGCCGCCGAGGCCGAGGGGAAGATCGTCACCCTCGGCCGGTTCGACATGGATAAGCGGGACGGCGTATCGCAGATCTACAACATCGGCATCGTGGGCGTGGGCTCACGAGTACCGCCCCCGAACGGTTCCGACTACCTCTCGGTGGGGGGCACTGTCAGCATCGCCGACGGTGAGCGCCTGATTGCCGAGGAGGGTTCGAACTCCGGCCAGGTCGCCCACGCGGGCGCCCTGACCGGCACGGTGAACCCGACGACCGCCCCACGCCTCGACCCCGACGCGGTCACCCCGTTCACCGGCCTGCGCCCGCAGCTCACCGAGGCCAGCCAGTGCTACGCGTACGACGGCGACGAGCACCGCACCGCGACCGGCACCTGGGAGAGGGTCGGCGACACGTTCACGTTCACCGGGGACGGTTCCTCGGCGATCCAGATCTTCGACGTGGACGCGGATCTGACCACTGCGGGCGGCGGCAACGTGGGCTTCACCTTCAACGGCATTCCCGCCGGGGCGACCGTCCTGGTCAACGTCTACGGGGACGCCCGTACGGTCGCCACGTTCATGGGAACCCTCCCGAACGCCGGGCTCCGTGAGCGCCTGCTGTGGAACTTCCCGGACGCGACGGACCTGACGCTGTCCGGTCCGGCCCAGTTCCAGGGCAGCGTGCTGGTCGGTCAGCCCACCAGTACCACCACCCTCTCCATGAGCGGCACCAACGGTCGCTTCTACACGGCAGGCTCGCTGACCCACACCTCGGGCGCCTCGGGTGGCCAGGAGATCCACGCGTACCCGTTCGACGGCGACCTCCCGACCTGCGGCCCGGACCCGACGCCGACTCCCACGGACCCGACGCCCACGCCCACGGACCCGACGCCCACGCCGACGGACCCGACGCCCACGCCGACGGACCCGACGCCGACGCCGACGGACCCGACGCCGACCCCGACGGACCCGACGCCGACCCCGACGGACCCGACGCCGACCCCGACGGACCCGACGCCCACGCCGACGGACCCGACGCCCACGCCGACGGACCCGACGCCGACCCCGACGGACCCGACGCCAACCCCCACCGACCCGACGCCGACTCCGACGGACCCGACGCCGACTCCCACGGACCCGACGCCCACGCCGACGGACCCCACTCCGACTCCCACGGACCCCACTCCGACTCCGACGGACCCGACGCCGACTCCGACGGACCCCACCCCCACCCCGACGGACCCGACGCCGACGCCCACCGACCCGACCCCCACCCCCACCGACCCGACCCCCACGCCCACCGAGCCCACCCCGGGTCCCACCGACACACCGACGTGGAAGCCGACCCCGTCTCCGTCCCACCCGGGCCAGCTGCCCGACACCGGGTCGCGCGGCGGTGAATGGATCATCGGGTCCATCGCGGCAGCGCTGGTGGCCGCCGGTGGAACGGTCCTCGTGGCCACGCGCAGGGCACGGCGCCGCACCTACTAGCAGCGCCCGCTAGCGTGGTTCGATGACCGAACTGCTGCTGCACCTCGCCGAAGCACCCTTGTGGGAGGCGGCCCGCGGGTCAGGGACGTACGAGATGTCCACCCGCGGCCGCACCCTCCAGGAGGAGGGCTTCATCCACCTCTCCCTTCCCCACCAACTCCCTGGTGTGGCAAGGATGCTGTACGGCGACGGAGGCGGGGACGGGGACGGCGGCCGGGACCTGGTGGTCCTGGTCGTCGACCCCGCCCGCCTCACCGACCCCGTCCGGTACGAGGCGATGAAGCCCGGCGGCGAGGAGTTCCCGCACCTGTACGGACCGCTCCCGGTGGAGGCGGTCGTGGAGGTGCGGCCCTGGCCCGCGGTTTCCGGAGCCTCCGGAGCTCATGGAGTACGACGAGAGGAAGACGAACCCCAGTGACCGGCCCCCTCACCGCGGTGACCGGAGCGAGCGGAGCGGTCGGCGGCCGGGTCGCCGAGCGGCTCGCCCGCACCGGAGTCCCCGTACGCCTCCTCGGCCGTGACCCGGCCCGCCTCCCCGACCTGCCCGGCGCCGACCGCGCCCCCGCCGCCCCCTACGGCGACGCGGAGGCGATGCGCCGGGCCCTGGAGGGGGCGCACACCCTGTTCCTGGTCTCCGCCCACGAGAGCCCCGACCGGGTGCGCGAGCACATCACGGCGGTGGACGCGGCCGTGGCGGTGGGCGTGGAGCGGATCGTGTACGTGTCCTTCCAGGGCGCGGCGCCCGACGCCACGTTCACCTTCGCCCGCGACCACTGGCACACCGAGGCGCACATCCGCACGGCGGACCTGCGCCACACGTTCCTGCGGGACAACTGGTACCTGGCGGGGCTGCCCGCGATGGCCGGTGCGGACGGGGTGCTGCGCGGTCCGGGCGGTGACGGCCGGGTCGCCGCCGTGGCCCACGAGGACATCGCGGACGCGGCCGCCGCCGTCCTGCTGGACGAGTCCACGGCCCACGACGGCCGGGGCTACGACCTCACCGGACCCGAGGCGTTCACCCTGGCGGAGGCCGCCGAGGAGCTGAGCCGGGTCACCGGACGCTCCATCCGCTACGTCCCCGAGACCGTCGAGGAAGCCTACGCCTCCCGGGCCGGGTACGGGGCGCCGGAGTGGGAGGTGGCCGGCTGGGTCACCTCGTACGAGGCGATCGCGGCCGGTGAACTCGCGGCCGTGTCCGACGCGGTGCCCACCCTGACCGGCCGCCCCGCCATGAGCTTCGCCGACTACCTCGCGGAGAACCCGGACAGCTACCGCCATCTGCTGCCCGGCGTCTGAGCCCCGAAGCCTTCAAGGCCGTTGTCCCAGGGGCGGTTTCCCGGGGCCGACGGCCCGTGGGGCTGCCGGTGGCGGTCAGGGACCGGTCGGCCGCACCAGGGGCCCACTGACAGCGAAAGACCGCACCCGGTCCGCATGGACGCCGTGCTCGGCGGCCTGCGGACCGGGTGCGGTCAGGTAGGGAGTCCGACCGGCGAAACCGTGGGTCGGACGGCCCAACCGGAGATCAAGCCTTCTTGGTCTCCCAGAAGATCTTGTCGATCTCGGCGATCAGGTCCAGGGCCTTCTGGCCCGTCGCCGGGTCGTTCGAGCCCTTGGCCGCGGAGAGCGCCTTCAGGGTGTCGTTGATCAGCTGGTGCAGCTCCGGGTGCTTCTCGAAGTGCGGGGGCTTGAAGTAGTCGCTCCAGAGCACCGAGACGTGGTGCTTCGCGAGCTCGGCGCGCTGTTCCTTGATCAGGACCGCGCGGGTGCGGAAGTCCGCGTCCTCGTTGGCCTGGTACTTCTCCTGGACGGCCTTGACCGACTCGGCCTCGATACGGGCCTGGGCCGGGTCGTAGACGCCGCAGGGCAGGTCGCAGTGGGCGCTGACCTTCACCTTGGGGGCAAACAGGCGGGAAAGCATGGAGCTGTCCTCCTCGTGATCGTCTTCTCAGGTGGGACATTACTCCGTGGAGCGCCGCTTTCCGTGGCTGCCCCAGGGGCTTAGGTCAAAAGTCCGGGGTGGGAATCGGGCCGTCGGCCGAATGTACGGAGCCGCGGTACGCGCGGAGCGGCGTCCGGGGCGCGGTACGCGTTACGGTGCGGCGGAGGAGGACCGGGAGGTGGCCGAGATGCCGGAGCGGGGCCGGGTGTCCGGAGGCGGGCGGGGTGCGCGGCGGCCGTGGCGGGTCGTGGAGGTGACGGGGCCTTCGATGGTGCCCACGCTCTACCACGGGGATCTGCTGCTGGTGCAGTACGGGGTGCCCGTGCGCCCCGGTGACGTGGTGATCCTGCGTCACCCCTTCCAGCAGGACCTGCTGGTGGTCAAGCGGGCGGTCGAACGGCGGCCGGGCGGCTGGTGGGTGCGGGGCGACAACACGTTCGCGGGCGGGGACAGCACGGACTACGGGGTGGTGCCCGAGGAGCTCGTGCTCGCCCGGGTGCGGGCCCGTTACCGGCCTCCGGCGAAGACGCCCAGGGGTCAGCGGTCCGCGACCGAACTGCTCGGCTGGGCGGTCTCGGCCGTGCGGCCCGTCCGGTCCGCCTCCGCCCGTTTGCGGGCCCGGTAGGCCGCCACGTTGGCCCGGGTCGCGCACCGGTCCGAGCAGTAGCGCCGGGAGCGGTTGGTCGAGGTGTCCAGGTAGGCGTTGCGGCACGGGGCCGCCTCGCACAGGCCCAGCCGGTCCACGCCGTGCGAGGTCAGGTGGAAGGCGAGGCCCATCGCCGCGATGGCCGTGTAGCCGGCGGTCGCGTTCGAGGGGTGGTCGGCCAGGTGCATGTGCCAGTCCGGGCGGCCGTCCTCGTCCCGTACGTCGTGGCCGGAGATCTGCGGGCTCACCGGGAACTCCAGCAGCAGCGAGTTGAGCAGGTCCACCGCGAGCGTCTCGTCCCCGCCGTCGGCCGCCTCGAAGACCGCGCGCAGCCGCCCCCGTACGGAACGGAAACGGGTCACGTCCGCGTCCGTCGCCCGCCGCGCCGCCTGCTGGTTGGCGCCGAACAGCTCCCGGACCGCCTCGACCGAGGTGAGGGCGTCCTTGTTACGGGCCGGCTCCTCGGTGTTGACCAGGCGCACGGCGTAGTCCGAGTAATAGGCCAGTTCCACTTGTAGTCCTTACCGGGTCGGTCTAGGGTCGGGGTGTCGGTCAGTGTAATGGGTGGCCGACGTTCAAG carries:
- a CDS encoding DUF1648 domain-containing protein, translated to MTRKNLGRATLAALPFVLALLLELILFIALKDRLPTRLASHFDLSGKADGHIDRSAYVLVTAPLLLLLGALWALMAVGGRFYGRAHRWLTGGGWAVAAFLQYVLSATLIVNLDAPEGGAATDFPMWHLAVALGAAVLAGAVGLLLARLVPAPEDPDAGKNPEDRERIALADGEVAGWARTTGAWWLPLSALVIVATGAVLGYETNWFAGAPVLLLGLLVLTFSRVHVTVDRRGLTVSGLLPRPRVRVPLERIEAADSRPVNAVAEFGGWGYRIRPGRTGFIVRSGEAVVARRRGGRDFVVTVEDSATAAALLNTLVDRHRAGR
- a CDS encoding GntR family transcriptional regulator, whose protein sequence is MLFRVDPASTVPLGDQIAASVRRAVAEGAVIPGERLPAARVLAESLGVNVHTVLRGYQRLREEGLIELRRGRGAMVTGAASPRRAQLLERVREVVADARELGLTEEELLTLVRAELGS
- a CDS encoding reductase, translating into MLGGTEFVGRAVTDAALERDWEVTVFHRGHHAPPPGVRVLTGDRTGGREGLAGLADHRGDWDLVVDTWSGVPTAVRDSARLLADRAGHCTYVSSRSVYAYPAPAGLDEDGPLVTGASPDEGGGAGDVPYDRAKRGGELAALDAFGDRALLARAGLIIGPGENIGRLPWWLTRIARGGPVIAPGPRTAGLQYIDARDLASWLLDAAAAGLHGAYNTVSRPGHATLGELLDACVRVTGSGAELRWTDPDTLLAAGVEPWTGLPIWLPPGELYDAMYAGGHGRAEAAGLRCRPVGETVAATWSWLCGRGGTAPQRPDRPAVGLDPRLEAKLLAL
- a CDS encoding peptidase, whose amino-acid sequence is MATAAAMVGMLAPAAAADPLPGGLGPCLGSECPSVWNDPNNGPVAGYDENINIYVGGDFLVREAAAEAEGKIVTLGRFDMDKRDGVSQIYNIGIVGVGSRVPPPNGSDYLSVGGTVSIADGERLIAEEGSNSGQVAHAGALTGTVNPTTAPRLDPDAVTPFTGLRPQLTEASQCYAYDGDEHRTATGTWERVGDTFTFTGDGSSAIQIFDVDADLTTAGGGNVGFTFNGIPAGATVLVNVYGDARTVATFMGTLPNAGLRERLLWNFPDATDLTLSGPAQFQGSVLVGQPTSTTTLSMSGTNGRFYTAGSLTHTSGASGGQEIHAYPFDGDLPTCGPDPTPTPTDPTPTPTDPTPTPTDPTPTPTDPTPTPTDPTPTPTDPTPTPTDPTPTPTDPTPTPTDPTPTPTDPTPTPTDPTPTPTDPTPTPTDPTPTPTDPTPTPTDPTPTPTDPTPTPTDPTPTPTDPTPTPTDPTPTPTDPTPTPTDPTPTPTEPTPGPTDTPTWKPTPSPSHPGQLPDTGSRGGEWIIGSIAAALVAAGGTVLVATRRARRRTY
- a CDS encoding glutathione S-transferase, whose product is MTELLLHLAEAPLWEAARGSGTYEMSTRGRTLQEEGFIHLSLPHQLPGVARMLYGDGGGDGDGGRDLVVLVVDPARLTDPVRYEAMKPGGEEFPHLYGPLPVEAVVEVRPWPAVSGASGAHGVRREEDEPQ
- a CDS encoding NAD(P)-dependent oxidoreductase; the protein is MTGPLTAVTGASGAVGGRVAERLARTGVPVRLLGRDPARLPDLPGADRAPAAPYGDAEAMRRALEGAHTLFLVSAHESPDRVREHITAVDAAVAVGVERIVYVSFQGAAPDATFTFARDHWHTEAHIRTADLRHTFLRDNWYLAGLPAMAGADGVLRGPGGDGRVAAVAHEDIADAAAAVLLDESTAHDGRGYDLTGPEAFTLAEAAEELSRVTGRSIRYVPETVEEAYASRAGYGAPEWEVAGWVTSYEAIAAGELAAVSDAVPTLTGRPAMSFADYLAENPDSYRHLLPGV
- a CDS encoding superoxide dismutase, Ni, whose translation is MLSRLFAPKVKVSAHCDLPCGVYDPAQARIEAESVKAVQEKYQANEDADFRTRAVLIKEQRAELAKHHVSVLWSDYFKPPHFEKHPELHQLINDTLKALSAAKGSNDPATGQKALDLIAEIDKIFWETKKA
- a CDS encoding nickel-type superoxide dismutase maturation protease; the protein is MYGAAVRAERRPGRGTRYGAAEEDREVAEMPERGRVSGGGRGARRPWRVVEVTGPSMVPTLYHGDLLLVQYGVPVRPGDVVILRHPFQQDLLVVKRAVERRPGGWWVRGDNTFAGGDSTDYGVVPEELVLARVRARYRPPAKTPRGQRSATELLGWAVSAVRPVRSASARLRAR
- a CDS encoding zf-CGNR multi-domain protein, which codes for MELAYYSDYAVRLVNTEEPARNKDALTSVEAVRELFGANQQAARRATDADVTRFRSVRGRLRAVFEAADGGDETLAVDLLNSLLLEFPVSPQISGHDVRDEDGRPDWHMHLADHPSNATAGYTAIAAMGLAFHLTSHGVDRLGLCEAAPCRNAYLDTSTNRSRRYCSDRCATRANVAAYRARKRAEADRTGRTAETAQPSSSVADR